One Acutalibacter muris DNA window includes the following coding sequences:
- a CDS encoding DUF3793 family protein, with protein sequence MSADSLVRYCSPTLAGLKTGSLLSCPYSSREEMHRQLRQWNLLLGRKGLRVLPLRFSRGRGLVYVYRPSRLCRDLDCGAAQELLLGRGYPAGHPSLCIAHLTARLGEGDAFPHEIGLFIGYPPEDVRGFIEQGAAACKCCGCWKVYGDVEAAQKVFAKHRKCTSTYCRLLAQGRSIEQLTVADLI encoded by the coding sequence ATGTCGGCTGATTCCCTGGTACGCTATTGCTCCCCCACCCTGGCGGGGCTGAAAACCGGTAGCCTCCTCTCCTGTCCCTACTCCAGCCGGGAGGAAATGCACAGACAGCTTCGGCAGTGGAACCTCCTGCTTGGACGGAAGGGGCTGCGGGTGCTGCCCCTTCGGTTCAGCAGGGGCCGGGGGCTGGTCTACGTCTACCGCCCCAGCCGCTTGTGCCGGGATTTGGATTGCGGCGCGGCCCAGGAGCTCCTTCTGGGCCGGGGATACCCTGCCGGGCACCCAAGCCTGTGTATAGCGCATCTGACAGCGCGTCTTGGGGAGGGAGATGCTTTCCCCCATGAGATTGGCCTGTTTATCGGATATCCTCCGGAAGACGTGCGGGGTTTCATCGAGCAGGGGGCGGCGGCCTGCAAGTGTTGCGGCTGCTGGAAGGTCTACGGTGACGTGGAGGCGGCCCAGAAAGTGTTTGCCAAGCACAGGAAGTGCACCTCGACCTATTGCCGCCTTTTGGCGCAGGGAAGGTCTATCGAACAGCTTACGGTGGCTGATTTGATATGA
- a CDS encoding RNA dependent RNA polymerase, which yields MEEVKAVAQVRYRIFTMSAAALMAYAQEGAEGYYTFALNVKATEKCKVQASLHEQQDCALFFQAMCVLHEDSYQMPTEDTLVSDLSDVICYVDFSNIFDRNAAQNRHAIRQKKAESMFRPEGITLDFGAGPHRYVAFERSNSMSRKSQLSFVREDFYEPLRQGIMLDMEIGPCQLSKLYAYNGLMLSGGTRIDGIEIDRPHRVIVIDNEEAVVQSVPVITVEDDGSIGNVRKYHRVERKEKITVTCFDGEGLISKEYAREVDKAYCGRHIHTSFQIRLPYVKGMLHQVDFKDFLTSGGCQTITDIWGVEHNVRDVNIILTKSMFKGFGWLTENNMTWNDYWKAFRKRRHALYITQTSKEKPERFTTLNYQFLNTVSMTADEFRPNDLPLWWDDSPANDKRHWLTKEAELTYYSYCSDDDFRKQYFLSALERRWFSKKSKAYYMARVLKKNSLFINEPVYTKELDSKAEKVLNQYAIGQLIVAGDNRFLSGDLLELLTSLLPKRTPKDKAKRTFLAVAIGNQFANNSFYAPKAAYEHGRECTLLRNPHIARNEEIQLNCYTDVEQMRKHYLGHLTDVVMVDSHTLTAERLGGADFDGDMIKTISDPILNTCVKRNYQDYSSDITRQTNGNIPLLKIPTVEPQIRDANDWYARFETVRNTFSSRVGQISNAALDRSVIAYNENSDSELQQRCREETEILAILTGLEIDSAKSGVKPDLSEYLNKKVVNRSLFLQYKKLLESAEVRGKWYEPTFREKRKEFFEKTDWSKVDSNLERLPYLAYQLRRNTPKLKPKPAKDSELFDFAREPGWTEKLDPHILSSVSAFLSDYEACLSRIRACRVPVQNKQRKNDIERILFSRGQEDTYDSDELYAAFQDISAERIAEIRAVIADSKWHFMDGESRFDFLESYLPELENYHELFADFRYGGYRILGDLICDIDDENRSTDRKKYLRNTDSDSFHQMMNAYLEQPLRHDYREIVADKCREILDIIEKPRLAVRYVVALGKRDLLWDLLIDHIEENVLKEESHAE from the coding sequence GTGGAAGAGGTGAAGGCAGTGGCACAAGTCAGGTACAGAATTTTTACCATGTCCGCAGCGGCGCTCATGGCCTACGCGCAGGAAGGTGCCGAGGGTTACTATACCTTTGCGCTGAATGTGAAGGCTACGGAGAAATGCAAGGTGCAAGCCTCGCTCCATGAGCAGCAGGACTGTGCGCTGTTCTTCCAGGCTATGTGCGTACTGCATGAGGACAGCTACCAGATGCCAACGGAAGATACATTGGTCAGCGACCTGTCGGACGTGATCTGCTACGTGGATTTTAGCAACATCTTCGACCGCAATGCCGCGCAGAACCGCCACGCCATCCGCCAGAAGAAAGCGGAGAGTATGTTCCGCCCCGAGGGTATCACGCTAGACTTTGGCGCTGGCCCACACAGATATGTGGCATTCGAGCGCTCCAACAGCATGAGCCGCAAGTCACAGCTTTCTTTCGTCCGGGAAGACTTTTACGAGCCGCTGCGCCAGGGGATCATGCTGGATATGGAAATTGGGCCGTGCCAGTTGAGCAAGCTGTATGCCTATAATGGGCTGATGCTGTCCGGCGGTACTCGAATCGACGGAATAGAAATTGACAGGCCGCACAGGGTTATCGTGATTGATAACGAAGAAGCCGTTGTGCAGAGCGTTCCTGTCATCACGGTTGAGGACGATGGGAGTATAGGAAACGTCCGCAAATATCATCGGGTCGAGCGCAAGGAAAAGATTACGGTCACCTGTTTTGACGGCGAGGGGCTGATTTCAAAAGAGTACGCTAGGGAAGTTGACAAGGCGTACTGTGGCAGGCATATCCACACGTCTTTTCAGATCCGCCTGCCATACGTCAAGGGGATGCTCCATCAGGTAGACTTCAAAGATTTTCTCACCAGCGGCGGCTGTCAAACGATTACCGACATATGGGGCGTGGAGCATAATGTGCGTGACGTGAATATTATTCTGACGAAGTCGATGTTTAAGGGGTTCGGTTGGCTGACTGAAAATAATATGACTTGGAACGATTACTGGAAAGCGTTTCGGAAGCGCCGCCATGCGCTTTACATCACGCAGACTAGCAAAGAAAAGCCAGAGAGGTTCACCACCCTGAACTACCAGTTTCTGAACACGGTTTCCATGACCGCTGACGAGTTTCGTCCCAATGATTTGCCGCTGTGGTGGGATGATTCTCCTGCAAATGATAAGCGTCACTGGCTGACAAAAGAAGCCGAATTAACTTACTATAGTTACTGTTCGGACGATGATTTCCGCAAACAATATTTTCTGTCGGCGTTGGAGCGCAGGTGGTTTTCAAAGAAAAGCAAGGCGTATTACATGGCGAGGGTTTTGAAGAAGAACTCCCTGTTCATAAACGAGCCTGTGTATACAAAGGAGTTGGATTCAAAGGCGGAGAAGGTTCTGAATCAATATGCGATTGGACAGCTTATAGTTGCTGGAGATAATCGGTTTTTATCTGGTGATTTACTGGAGCTTCTTACTTCATTGCTCCCAAAACGAACCCCAAAAGATAAAGCAAAACGAACTTTCTTAGCGGTGGCAATCGGCAATCAATTTGCAAATAATTCTTTCTATGCACCGAAGGCAGCTTATGAACATGGCCGTGAATGTACTCTGCTCCGTAATCCACATATTGCCCGCAACGAGGAAATTCAGCTAAATTGTTACACCGATGTGGAGCAGATGCGCAAGCATTATTTGGGTCATCTCACTGATGTGGTGATGGTGGATTCTCACACGTTGACAGCTGAGCGTTTGGGTGGCGCCGACTTCGATGGTGACATGATAAAGACCATCTCCGATCCAATTCTGAACACCTGCGTAAAACGCAACTACCAAGATTACAGCTCTGACATTACCAGACAGACCAATGGCAATATACCTCTTTTGAAAATACCCACCGTTGAGCCGCAGATTCGTGATGCCAACGACTGGTATGCCCGGTTTGAAACGGTACGCAATACCTTTTCCTCACGGGTCGGACAGATTTCAAACGCCGCTTTAGATAGAAGTGTCATTGCATATAATGAAAACTCCGATTCGGAGTTGCAGCAACGCTGCAGGGAAGAAACAGAGATTCTGGCTATCCTTACTGGGCTTGAAATTGACTCTGCTAAGAGCGGCGTTAAGCCGGATTTGTCGGAGTATCTGAACAAGAAAGTTGTGAATCGAAGTTTGTTTTTGCAGTATAAAAAATTGTTGGAGTCGGCGGAGGTTCGAGGGAAGTGGTATGAGCCTACCTTCCGGGAAAAGCGCAAGGAGTTTTTTGAAAAAACAGATTGGAGTAAGGTGGATTCCAATTTGGAGCGGCTACCTTATTTGGCGTATCAGTTGAGAAGAAACACACCGAAACTCAAACCCAAGCCTGCAAAGGACAGCGAGCTTTTTGATTTTGCACGGGAGCCGGGTTGGACAGAAAAGCTCGACCCACATATTCTTTCTTCTGTATCGGCCTTTTTGAGTGACTACGAGGCCTGCCTATCCCGCATACGCGCTTGCCGAGTACCCGTTCAGAACAAGCAGAGAAAGAACGATATTGAGAGAATTTTGTTCAGTCGGGGGCAGGAGGATACCTACGATTCGGACGAGCTATATGCGGCTTTCCAGGATATTTCCGCGGAGAGAATCGCTGAGATTCGCGCGGTCATTGCAGATAGCAAATGGCATTTTATGGACGGTGAGTCCCGATTTGATTTTCTGGAAAGTTATCTGCCGGAGCTTGAGAATTACCATGAACTGTTTGCGGATTTCAGGTATGGTGGTTACCGCATTCTGGGTGATTTGATTTGTGATATTGACGATGAGAACCGATCGACAGACAGGAAGAAATATCTGCGTAATACGGATTCGGACAGTTTTCATCAGATGATGAACGCTTATCTCGAGCAGCCTTTGCGGCATGATTACAGGGAGATAGTTGCGGATAAGTGCAGAGAGATTTTGGACATAATCGAGAAACCACGATTGGCTGTGCGGTACGTGGTTGCGCTGGGAAAGCGCGATTTGTTATGGGATTTGCTCATCGACCATATCGAGGAGAATGTTCTCAAGGAGGAGTCTCATGCTGAATGA
- a CDS encoding flavodoxin, with protein sequence MSKIAVVYWSGTGNTEAMAQAVVEGVQAQGGEAALFTAGKFDVDMAGAFNTIAFGCLSMGSEELEESEFAPMFAACEPELKDKPIALFGSYGWGDGEWMRTWTDTCKSNGAILACEPVICNEAPDEDALAQCKALGGALVLAGK encoded by the coding sequence ATGAGTAAAATCGCAGTAGTTTATTGGAGTGGCACCGGCAACACCGAGGCTATGGCCCAGGCTGTTGTTGAGGGAGTGCAGGCCCAGGGCGGCGAGGCCGCACTGTTCACTGCTGGGAAATTTGACGTTGACATGGCAGGCGCTTTTAACACCATCGCTTTCGGCTGTCTATCCATGGGATCAGAGGAGTTGGAAGAGAGCGAGTTCGCGCCCATGTTCGCCGCCTGTGAGCCGGAGCTGAAGGACAAACCCATCGCCCTGTTCGGCTCCTACGGCTGGGGGGATGGGGAGTGGATGCGCACCTGGACCGATACCTGCAAATCAAACGGCGCTATATTGGCCTGCGAGCCGGTCATCTGCAACGAAGCGCCAGACGAAGACGCCCTGGCCCAGTGCAAAGCGCTGGGCGGAGCACTGGTCTTAGCAGGGAAATAA
- a CDS encoding relaxase/mobilization nuclease domain-containing protein, with the protein MTTKQAYRKTSGINFYHYVQSFSPDENITPQEVHAVAREFAERAWPGHEILVATHCDADHLHSHFVINSVGFQNGKKLRQNPNTLIELRAINDEICAAHGLSVLPPYEKSGTKMSTREYRAALKGESWKFKLMADICAAMNRSGSKQDFIFEMERCGYQVRWTDERKYITFTCPNKMKCRDLKLHDNKYLKFAAYFRLRGTDFVCSNLAVLPEKIELILLSYSYCTTGILRPAGT; encoded by the coding sequence CTGACGACGAAACAGGCGTACCGCAAGACGAGCGGCATCAATTTTTATCACTATGTTCAGTCGTTCTCGCCGGACGAGAACATCACTCCACAGGAGGTTCACGCCGTTGCCAGAGAGTTTGCGGAGCGCGCTTGGCCTGGTCATGAGATTCTGGTGGCAACGCATTGCGACGCCGACCATCTGCACTCACACTTCGTTATCAACTCCGTTGGCTTTCAGAACGGTAAAAAGCTGCGGCAAAACCCGAATACTCTGATTGAGTTGCGGGCTATCAATGACGAAATCTGCGCGGCACATGGGCTGTCGGTGCTACCGCCCTATGAGAAATCTGGTACGAAAATGTCCACGAGGGAGTACCGTGCTGCTCTGAAAGGCGAGAGCTGGAAGTTCAAACTGATGGCTGACATCTGCGCCGCCATGAACCGCAGCGGCAGCAAGCAGGACTTCATCTTTGAGATGGAGCGGTGCGGTTACCAAGTGCGGTGGACAGATGAGCGCAAATACATTACGTTCACCTGTCCCAACAAGATGAAGTGCCGGGACCTCAAATTGCACGACAATAAATATTTAAAGTTTGCAGCTTACTTCCGGCTCAGGGGAACGGACTTTGTTTGTAGCAACCTTGCGGTTCTACCGGAGAAAATAGAACTTATCCTGCTGTCCTACAGCTATTGTACCACGGGTATCTTACGGCCTGCTGGTACCTGA
- a CDS encoding plasmid mobilization protein, protein MQDNRKRAETLTIRLTKKEKEIIQKKAKKAQLSITDFLVTTTLRTEIHVAEDIKPLLIELKKSATTSTRLP, encoded by the coding sequence ATGCAGGACAACAGAAAACGAGCGGAAACTCTGACCATTCGCCTGACTAAAAAGGAGAAGGAGATAATTCAGAAAAAAGCAAAGAAGGCTCAACTCAGTATTACAGATTTTCTCGTTACAACCACGTTACGCACAGAAATTCATGTTGCCGAGGACATCAAACCTCTGCTGATCGAGCTGAAAAAATCGGCAACAACATCAACCAGATTACCATGA
- a CDS encoding AAA family ATPase — protein MLNPIEKLTVIDGETLQDMRFQPGKFTIDTLLPQGISMLGGAPKNGKSWMVLDWCVRIAKGEPVWNLPVKQGSILYLCLEDPLRRVQDRLLQLTDEAPPNAFFATAAEKLGQGLREQIQEFVREHPDTVLVTIDTFQIIRSGGQDISYASDYSEVRELKKLADELQISILLVHHLRKQGASDPLNKLSGTTGISGAMDAVFILDRGQRSEDAATLVCTGRDIETRKLDLRFSKSDCSWELVQDSLENRALEMPEELTALVEFMRSAQTFSGSNTQLADTVGKLAGKEIAPKSLKQMMNRWRYVLEEKGVFLRSHRSNGQRLVTVSFSSAPPDSDGSAASDATLSSAVFTVPRDPDKTEPPVFSKENVRPA, from the coding sequence ATGTTAAACCCAATCGAAAAACTTACCGTCATCGACGGCGAAACCCTGCAGGACATGAGGTTCCAGCCGGGCAAATTCACAATCGACACGCTACTGCCCCAAGGTATTTCCATGCTCGGTGGCGCACCCAAGAACGGCAAATCCTGGATGGTGCTGGACTGGTGTGTGAGGATTGCAAAGGGTGAACCGGTGTGGAACCTACCAGTCAAGCAAGGCTCGATCCTCTACCTCTGCCTGGAAGACCCGCTCCGCCGGGTGCAAGACCGACTATTACAGCTTACAGATGAGGCTCCTCCCAACGCCTTCTTTGCGACAGCGGCAGAGAAGTTGGGCCAGGGTCTCCGCGAACAGATTCAAGAGTTCGTCCGGGAGCACCCAGACACCGTGCTGGTAACCATCGACACTTTCCAAATCATCCGCTCAGGTGGGCAGGACATCTCCTATGCCTCCGACTATTCCGAAGTGCGAGAACTGAAAAAGCTGGCTGATGAGCTGCAAATCTCCATTCTGCTTGTCCACCATCTACGCAAGCAGGGAGCCAGCGATCCGCTGAATAAGCTGTCCGGCACCACAGGAATCAGTGGCGCGATGGACGCAGTTTTTATCCTCGACCGGGGCCAGCGCAGCGAGGACGCGGCAACTCTGGTCTGCACCGGTCGGGATATTGAAACTCGAAAGTTGGATTTGCGTTTTTCAAAATCCGATTGCTCATGGGAATTGGTGCAGGATAGTTTGGAGAATCGTGCGCTGGAAATGCCGGAAGAACTGACGGCGCTGGTTGAGTTCATGCGTTCAGCGCAGACATTTAGCGGCAGCAATACGCAGCTTGCCGATACGGTTGGAAAGCTGGCTGGCAAGGAAATTGCGCCCAAATCCCTCAAGCAAATGATGAACCGCTGGCGCTATGTCTTGGAGGAAAAGGGTGTGTTCTTACGTAGCCACCGAAGCAATGGGCAGAGGCTGGTTACCGTTTCTTTTTCTTCTGCCCCACCCGATAGTGACGGAAGTGCCGCAAGTGACGCAACATTGAGCAGTGCCGTATTCACCGTCCCTCGCGACCCTGACAAGACCGAACCCCCTGTATTCTCTAAGGAAAACGTCCGTCCGGCGTGA
- a CDS encoding iron-siderophore ABC transporter substrate-binding protein: MRKLIPILLTVLILCSAILTGCSSTPETNSSEPASTASSEGQSESVAYPITVSHIYGETVIESKPQRVVSIAWENSAAPLALGVTPVGVSEANYGLVTEHKIHPWTDEAFQSLGVDSPHVFNDTDGFDFEAISDAEPDLILAVNSGMTQEEYDTLSEIAPTVAYPEKPWQVSWRDSALIASKAIGMEEEGKKLVEDTEKLIAEKAAEYPALAGKKAIFCWISPDDLSTFSIYLPGDSRADYLNDFGLELPDSIRELAQTTSDFYINVSRENADQLSDVEMIVVYGDAANLETIQADALMNQIPAIKNGAVAFIDDTSALAGGASPSVLSIPYNIDTYLKLLNDAAEAVK; the protein is encoded by the coding sequence ATGAGAAAACTTATCCCCATTCTTCTGACCGTACTGATTCTCTGCTCCGCCATCCTCACTGGATGCAGCTCCACTCCAGAAACAAACTCCAGTGAGCCAGCCTCTACAGCTTCTTCCGAGGGGCAGTCCGAAAGCGTCGCATACCCCATCACGGTTTCACACATCTATGGCGAGACCGTGATTGAGTCCAAACCTCAGCGTGTTGTCAGCATCGCATGGGAAAACTCCGCCGCGCCGCTGGCCCTGGGCGTGACCCCGGTAGGTGTGTCAGAAGCCAACTACGGTCTTGTCACCGAGCACAAAATTCATCCCTGGACAGACGAGGCTTTCCAGTCCCTGGGCGTAGACAGCCCCCATGTTTTCAACGACACAGACGGCTTTGATTTTGAGGCCATCAGCGATGCCGAGCCTGATTTGATCTTAGCTGTGAACTCAGGCATGACCCAAGAGGAATATGACACCTTAAGCGAGATTGCCCCCACTGTGGCCTACCCGGAAAAACCTTGGCAAGTCAGTTGGCGTGATTCTGCCCTCATTGCCTCCAAGGCCATTGGCATGGAAGAAGAAGGGAAAAAGTTGGTAGAGGACACGGAAAAGCTGATTGCGGAGAAAGCGGCCGAATATCCGGCCCTGGCGGGTAAAAAAGCCATCTTCTGCTGGATCAGTCCTGATGACCTGAGCACCTTCTCTATCTACCTTCCCGGTGATTCCCGGGCCGACTACTTGAACGATTTCGGCTTGGAACTGCCGGACAGCATCCGTGAGTTAGCCCAAACTACCAGCGATTTCTACATAAATGTCAGTCGAGAAAACGCAGACCAGCTCAGCGATGTGGAAATGATCGTAGTCTACGGCGATGCCGCCAACCTGGAAACGATCCAGGCCGACGCCTTAATGAACCAGATCCCCGCAATCAAAAACGGCGCGGTGGCCTTTATTGACGACACCTCCGCTCTTGCGGGCGGGGCCTCTCCCAGTGTGTTGTCCATCCCCTACAATATCGATACCTATCTGAAACTGCTGAACGATGCAGCTGAGGCAGTGAAATGA